The following proteins are encoded in a genomic region of Alphaproteobacteria bacterium:
- the recG gene encoding ATP-dependent DNA helicase RecG, with the protein MLHPGLDYLSQPLSSIKGVGPKLSSHLQRLVGHTVWDLLCHVPVDVIDRRHMPALHQAQDGDYITTIVMIDAHQAPVKGARKIPYKVHCSNETGVLTLVFFHYHLQYIQKQLQKGKRYVVSGKVERFHGGLNMPHPECMVPETGLDSVCRIEPIYPLTSGLSNKHVLGALKYILPHVPPLPEWIDPIICKANHWPSWNEALVRLHNPTSPKDLDLKSPLRERLAYDELLSFQLALAISRRFKRLPVGQPMQGKGQLVEQALSRFGFELTSGQQQVLREIKEDQISSTRMMRLLQGDVGSGKTVVALLSMLGAIEAGKQAALMVPTEILAKQHAASITALVSALGVEVALLTGSTKTKERRAILARLEKNEIQLLVGTHALFQEQVNFADLGMVVIDEQHRFGVKQRMALADKGDKVDVLLMTATPIPRTLAMTAYGDMEISSLHGKPAGRQPIKTSLIPLGRIGEVALGLRRVFEKKQRVYWICPLVDESELVDLSAAVERFQTLEQCYGQRVGLVHGKMKAQERDSVMKKFKEGEIDCLVSTTVVEVGVDVPEATVMVIEHAERFGLAQLHQLRGRVGRGKDASSCILLYHEPLSQISQARLEIMRQTEDGFRIAEEDLRLRGAGEILGTKQSGLPDLVFADFNVHYKLLLSARDDARYTLEQDPNLTSTRGVALKQLLWLFDYGYMVEDQEAGRLCPV; encoded by the coding sequence ATGTTACATCCAGGCCTTGATTATTTGTCCCAACCATTATCCTCGATCAAGGGTGTTGGCCCCAAACTATCGTCGCATTTGCAGCGGTTGGTAGGGCATACGGTATGGGATTTGTTATGCCACGTCCCAGTTGATGTAATCGATAGACGACACATGCCAGCCCTACATCAGGCACAAGATGGCGACTATATTACCACCATTGTTATGATTGATGCACACCAGGCCCCAGTCAAGGGAGCCAGGAAAATACCCTATAAAGTGCATTGTTCCAATGAAACGGGAGTATTGACCTTAGTGTTTTTCCATTATCACCTTCAATATATCCAAAAACAATTACAGAAAGGCAAACGTTATGTGGTCAGTGGCAAAGTGGAGCGATTCCATGGTGGTTTAAATATGCCGCATCCAGAATGTATGGTTCCGGAAACCGGCCTAGATTCGGTGTGTCGCATTGAACCCATTTATCCTCTTACCTCGGGTTTATCCAATAAGCATGTGTTGGGTGCTTTGAAATATATCCTTCCACACGTTCCGCCATTACCTGAATGGATTGATCCAATTATCTGTAAAGCAAATCATTGGCCATCATGGAATGAAGCATTAGTGCGACTGCATAATCCAACGTCGCCTAAAGATCTGGATTTAAAATCACCCCTGCGTGAACGATTAGCCTATGATGAATTATTATCCTTTCAATTAGCACTGGCCATTAGCCGTCGTTTTAAAAGGCTGCCAGTTGGCCAGCCTATGCAAGGAAAAGGGCAACTCGTAGAGCAAGCACTGAGTCGATTTGGTTTTGAATTAACGTCAGGCCAGCAACAGGTATTGCGTGAAATTAAAGAAGACCAAATCTCCAGCACGCGGATGATGCGTTTGCTACAAGGCGATGTAGGCAGCGGTAAAACGGTGGTGGCACTCTTAAGTATGCTAGGAGCAATTGAAGCCGGCAAACAGGCTGCCTTGATGGTACCCACAGAAATTCTAGCTAAACAACATGCAGCTAGCATTACCGCCTTGGTTAGTGCCCTTGGCGTTGAGGTAGCGTTACTTACCGGTTCGACCAAAACAAAAGAACGTCGCGCTATTTTAGCAAGGCTTGAAAAAAATGAAATCCAACTGCTGGTAGGAACCCATGCGTTATTCCAAGAACAGGTGAATTTTGCTGATTTAGGGATGGTTGTTATTGATGAGCAGCATCGTTTTGGTGTTAAGCAGCGTATGGCGCTTGCAGATAAAGGCGATAAAGTGGATGTGCTACTGATGACGGCAACTCCCATTCCTCGAACATTGGCAATGACGGCTTATGGTGATATGGAAATTTCGAGCCTACACGGAAAGCCAGCTGGGCGTCAGCCTATTAAAACCAGCTTGATTCCCTTGGGGCGCATCGGTGAAGTGGCATTGGGATTAAGACGCGTTTTTGAGAAAAAACAACGGGTCTACTGGATATGCCCGCTGGTAGATGAAAGTGAGCTGGTTGATTTGTCGGCTGCGGTAGAGCGGTTTCAAACGCTTGAACAATGTTATGGCCAACGCGTTGGTTTAGTGCATGGTAAAATGAAAGCGCAGGAACGTGATAGCGTTATGAAAAAATTCAAAGAAGGCGAGATTGATTGCCTTGTTTCTACCACCGTAGTGGAAGTGGGTGTAGATGTTCCTGAAGCAACCGTGATGGTGATTGAGCATGCGGAACGTTTTGGTTTAGCCCAGCTCCATCAATTACGTGGTAGGGTAGGGCGCGGTAAGGACGCATCGTCGTGTATTTTGCTTTATCATGAGCCATTGTCGCAGATTTCGCAGGCACGCCTGGAAATTATGCGTCAAACCGAAGATGGTTTTCGTATCGCTGAAGAAGATTTGCGCTTGCGTGGAGCTGGTGAAATTTTAGGTACGAAACAAAGTGGTTTGCCTGATCTGGTCTTTGCCGATTTTAACGTCCATTATAAATTATTGCTTTCGGCACGGGATGATGCCCGCTACACCCTCGAACAGGACCCCAATCTGACATCCACACGTGGGGTGGCATTAAAGCAATTGCTCTGGTTATTTGATTATGGTTATATGGTAGAAGATCAGGAAGCGGGGCGATTATGTCCGGTATAA
- a CDS encoding PAS domain S-box protein, producing MDQEQNIASPKMMSASRRDDCVISVEQDNNNQRVIITGLNEAAEKLLGYSAEELNGKLIQVILTEEIRQEFTEEIDYTMGGNDVARLLRRYNRFKVKKKDGEIAPVTLSVFYILSDARHMGFELLMRDAIVQTAMHQLYQDIYQRRKRGEMKEDELGLPNREVYLRTIDLVRSFLSKKGVRAVMGVMLLEDFMFIQKNRGKNGAEAVVAHVAEEFRKRCRDEDMVAYLGDGRLGAILFDCTIDDAASALGRIHRGITAQPYAVDSQKSMPIQVSIAYKEVTSEFVSEVLLNQCADQALEFAGEGGNIVKRVR from the coding sequence ATGGACCAAGAGCAAAACATAGCTTCACCTAAGATGATGTCTGCAAGTCGTCGTGACGATTGTGTGATAAGCGTTGAGCAGGATAATAACAATCAACGTGTCATTATCACAGGTTTAAACGAAGCCGCAGAAAAATTGCTTGGTTATTCTGCTGAAGAATTAAACGGTAAATTGATACAGGTTATTTTGACAGAAGAAATTCGTCAGGAATTTACCGAAGAAATTGATTATACCATGGGTGGTAATGATGTGGCGCGGTTGCTTAGGCGTTATAATCGGTTTAAAGTTAAAAAGAAAGATGGCGAAATCGCTCCGGTGACGTTGTCGGTATTTTATATTTTGAGCGATGCACGCCATATGGGATTTGAATTATTGATGCGTGATGCGATCGTGCAAACGGCGATGCATCAACTGTATCAGGATATTTATCAACGCCGTAAGCGCGGAGAAATGAAAGAAGATGAATTGGGGTTGCCTAACCGTGAAGTTTATTTAAGGACGATTGATCTGGTTCGTTCCTTTTTGAGTAAAAAAGGAGTGCGGGCGGTGATGGGCGTGATGCTACTGGAAGATTTTATGTTCATCCAGAAAAATCGTGGCAAGAATGGTGCAGAAGCTGTCGTGGCACACGTAGCAGAAGAATTTCGCAAACGCTGCCGTGATGAAGACATGGTTGCTTATTTGGGTGACGGGCGTTTGGGCGCCATTCTTTTTGATTGTACCATTGATGATGCAGCAAGTGCATTGGGACGTATCCATCGCGGCATTACAGCACAGCCTTATGCTGTAGATAGTCAGAAATCAATGCCAATTCAGGTCAGTATTGCGTATAAAGAAGTTACCTCAGAATTTGTATCTGAAGTACTGTTAAATCAATGTGCTGATCAAGCACTGGAATTTGCCGGGGAAGGTGGTAATATCGTCAAGCGCGTTCGTTAA
- the lipB gene encoding lipoyl(octanoyl) transferase LipB has translation MKCASQNIINSAINDRTIEWEAASGLVPYAVALAEMEARVGAIVEGQKQEKIWLVEHSPVYTAGTSAKGEDLLHATDIPVFQVGRGGQYTYHGPGQRVGYVMLDLKRQYAPKHPDIRDFVYLLEEWIIQTLAHFGIRGERRKGRVGVWVISARGQEDKIAAIGVKVRRWVTFHGISINVNPDLTHYRGIVPCGIREFGVTSFSKLGINISLAELDTVLNIYFRKLFLAY, from the coding sequence ATGAAATGCGCAAGTCAAAACATTATCAATTCTGCTATTAATGACAGAACAATCGAATGGGAAGCTGCTTCAGGCCTGGTTCCATATGCAGTGGCGCTTGCCGAAATGGAAGCAAGGGTTGGAGCGATTGTGGAAGGTCAGAAGCAAGAAAAGATATGGCTTGTTGAGCATTCTCCTGTCTATACGGCCGGTACGAGTGCTAAGGGGGAAGACCTTCTTCACGCCACCGATATTCCTGTTTTTCAGGTAGGGCGGGGTGGGCAATATACCTATCATGGCCCTGGGCAGCGTGTCGGTTATGTTATGCTTGATTTAAAAAGGCAATATGCCCCTAAACACCCTGATATCCGTGACTTTGTCTATCTGCTGGAAGAATGGATTATCCAGACGTTGGCGCATTTTGGGATAAGGGGCGAACGACGCAAAGGCCGGGTTGGTGTGTGGGTTATCTCTGCTCGTGGCCAGGAAGACAAAATTGCAGCCATTGGTGTTAAGGTCAGGCGATGGGTCACGTTTCATGGTATTTCTATTAATGTAAATCCCGATCTTACCCATTACCGGGGGATCGTTCCCTGCGGTATTCGTGAATTTGGTGTGACTTCTTTTTCTAAATTAGGGATTAACATATCACTCGCTGAACTGGATACCGTGTTGAATATCTATTTTCGTAAATTATTTTTGGCCTATTAA
- a CDS encoding ComF family protein, with protein sequence MIIRFKYLDNTQPTRFYAQWLKEACQDMMTDIDMILPVPMYWTRYLKRTYNQAYLLAHSLAKQTGIPLAAGILIRRKSTRYQAKLTRKQRQQNVKHAFAIKPKKRNQIEGKHILLVDDVLSTGATLESCCHKLLAAGAASVDVVTLARRIKK encoded by the coding sequence ATGATTATCCGTTTTAAATATCTCGATAATACCCAACCTACCCGTTTTTATGCACAATGGTTGAAAGAAGCCTGCCAGGATATGATGACAGATATTGACATGATCCTCCCAGTGCCCATGTACTGGACACGTTATCTCAAACGCACCTATAACCAGGCCTATCTTCTTGCCCATTCACTGGCTAAACAAACTGGCATTCCACTGGCCGCTGGCATATTAATCCGGCGCAAATCCACACGTTATCAAGCCAAACTAACCCGTAAACAGCGACAACAAAACGTCAAACACGCATTCGCCATAAAACCAAAAAAACGTAACCAGATTGAAGGTAAACATATTTTGTTGGTTGATGATGTGCTTTCAACCGGAGCCACCCTGGAATCATGCTGTCATAAATTATTGGCCGCTGGAGCCGCATCGGTAGATGTGGTTACGCTTGCAAGGAGAATAAAAAAATAA
- a CDS encoding mechanosensitive ion channel, translating to MTQEKAPLLNQSIPDLANQAVQFLYNRFWNENMAMEGLVLAFAILLSFLLAQGTALAVRRHWNFDRKRSWIRKHFGIKQFFFQLYTVLFSWIAVLVFIHLMLPHNVMETVAILVSAWTAIRIISTFIRSPSWSFAVAIAVWVIAALHIIGWLDPVMEIMDQAKFEVGRVTLSMLGLVKGFIAFSCLYWSVTFVIEKMDFRINRSTSLTPTQKIIYQKISRFILYVTILIVVLKTIGIDLTTFAFVGGALGVGIGFGLQKVVSNLVCGIILLMDKSVKPGDIISIGDRFGWVDNIGARYVSIVTQDGKEHLVPNELLITEKVENWSYSDNNVRVIIPVSASYEADVHLVLRLLAQSFENMPRILKAPEPSIVVLNLGDNAIMYEIRVWISDPIEGISNLKSDIYIRILELFKEHGVAIPYPQRDVHVTLPEGLEQLLADYKKNG from the coding sequence AATCTATTCCAGATTTGGCTAATCAGGCCGTTCAATTTTTATATAATCGGTTCTGGAATGAAAATATGGCGATGGAAGGGCTCGTCCTTGCCTTTGCGATATTGCTGTCATTTTTGCTAGCGCAGGGGACGGCACTCGCGGTACGTAGGCACTGGAACTTTGACCGCAAGCGTTCGTGGATTCGAAAGCATTTTGGTATTAAACAGTTTTTTTTCCAGCTATATACCGTGCTGTTTTCATGGATAGCTGTTTTAGTTTTTATTCACTTAATGTTACCGCATAATGTGATGGAAACGGTGGCTATTTTAGTGTCGGCATGGACGGCTATTCGGATTATTTCTACATTTATTCGTAGCCCTAGCTGGTCATTTGCGGTTGCTATTGCTGTGTGGGTGATTGCTGCCTTGCATATTATAGGGTGGCTTGATCCTGTGATGGAGATTATGGATCAAGCCAAATTTGAAGTGGGCCGTGTGACCTTATCGATGTTGGGATTGGTCAAAGGGTTTATAGCATTTAGCTGTTTATATTGGAGCGTGACGTTTGTGATCGAAAAGATGGATTTTCGTATCAACCGTTCTACGTCGCTTACACCTACACAAAAGATTATTTATCAAAAAATAAGCCGCTTTATTCTCTATGTGACAATCTTGATCGTGGTTTTAAAAACAATCGGTATCGATTTAACAACCTTTGCGTTTGTGGGTGGTGCATTGGGTGTGGGTATTGGTTTTGGATTACAGAAAGTGGTTTCCAACCTGGTGTGCGGGATTATCCTCCTGATGGATAAATCGGTAAAGCCAGGTGATATTATTTCCATCGGTGACCGCTTTGGTTGGGTTGATAATATTGGTGCACGGTATGTATCGATCGTAACGCAGGATGGCAAAGAGCATTTGGTGCCGAATGAGCTTCTGATTACCGAAAAAGTAGAAAACTGGTCCTACAGCGATAATAATGTAAGGGTCATCATTCCTGTTTCTGCCTCGTATGAGGCTGATGTCCATCTGGTGCTTAGATTATTGGCTCAATCATTTGAAAATATGCCTAGAATTCTTAAGGCTCCAGAGCCGAGCATTGTCGTGCTCAACTTAGGCGATAATGCCATTATGTACGAAATACGCGTATGGATCAGCGACCCGATTGAAGGCATTAGTAATCTGAAAAGCGATATTTATATACGGATATTGGAATTATTTAAAGAGCATGGGGTGGCGATTCCTTACCCGCAGAGGGATGTACATGTGACCTTACCGGAAGGGCTGGAGCAGTTATTGGCGGATTATAAAAAGAATGGATAG